The genome window TAAGAGCGTCACAATCTTCAACCAACTGCCCAATAAAACAATGATTTCAACAAAGCCGTTCATGCATAACAAGTTAGCATAATAAGGACCTACTACTCTTGCCAAAAGCTTAGGCCACATcttactaggaaaaaaaaatcatgaaatgacaattATGGCTGCAAATAacgggaaaaataaaattaagtacTAGGGCGTGTAAATGGGAAGCTTCTACATCTATAAATGGCAAGCTTCTACCCCTAGAAATGCAATTGTTACACACccacccacacaaaaaaagaaaaagaaaaaaaaaaagtacctttAATATGAATGTCATCTAATTAAGATGAAAACTAATTTTGTGAAGTCTTAAAATGCTCTTTTTACAGATTTCTggcaaaatattaaaatgatgGATCCCAAATTCCAGAAATACCCACCTAAGGGTTAAATTAATGACATCTAAGTAACATTAGGGTACAGATCAGGTTGGTGATCCTAAATATAGAATGCGGAACTGGTGAAGTTTCATgtatattttaaaacatttgaaCTGTTTCATATGGGAAGAAAGCCCACAACTGAGAATGTTGAACTGGTAGTCACCAACTAGCTAGGCCAAGGAGATATAGAATGGTATAATAATCTATCGGTTATTGGAAAAATACTTACATGAATAAAATAAGGAGTTTGTCGCGTATGTTGAGAGTTTGCACTTATCTTTTGatggaattatatatatatatatatatatatatatgtaaaaaagcTCATTTACTAATTGAAAGTTAGACAACTTATAAGTGCTTGcaatttttaatctttaaactaTTTGTGCAAGGTGGGGTGGCCATGATTCCGTGGCCCATCACTATCTCTTGAgtataaggaattttttttttcttttttttctaaaagtatTTTAGCAGGATATACCACTATTCAGTTAAAACAACTACAAATTTATCAATTATCTTCTCCCTGACCTTACCTTACACATcggtttatttttttatttttaagatctTTATATTTATACCTACATGTTTCTGTtgtattgtttttaattttttaatggtcATTCATTATTccacatttttcttgttgtctACAGCCATAGTATAGTTCAACAAATTAGGTCTCTACAAATTCTAACTAGTTTGATTACGACTCCATCTAGTGGACATTTTTCtgacttaattaattagcaCTTTTCCTATTTGCTCTAGTTTCTTCATAATTAATAGGATctattgcatatatatatatatatatatatatagtttttctttttcattggttgcccaaaagaaagaaaaaaaaagttgggaaggcctaaattttttttttttaatttataatttaattattgataAGTGTTTGAAGGAGATTTGAAGCTTGCTTCTCCTCATCATAAAGGAGACCAAACAATACTATTATTACACACTTACACTAAGCATTAATCTATAGTTTTTAGTAATAGATGTTTAGCTCCTCTAAATGTTGACTTCTATTGTTACACACTTAATGTGTTTTCCATAAATGTTGACTCTTATTATACTAGAGTTGGAAGGGTTTGTTattgttgatgttgatgatgataaTTTGACAGTTGGAGgagaataaatttgaaatttgaatggcTATGTTTGAGACATTAAGAAGTATTGGTTgaactacaaaattttttacactATACTTAAAAGCTTAAGTGAATAATGAAGCATCTTAAGGCAAATAATGCAATGGGAAAGATCTAATATTTGAAAGGAGGACCTAACATTAACTCTCCTGTGTGTGGTAGATAACATAGACTAGATTGACATGAAATGATCCCAAAATCTTTCCAGATATAGCATGTTGAAGCAAATGGATGGTAATGCAATTGGTCttatataaatttgaaaagaGGGACCAACTGATTGTGGAAATCGAGGAAAAATGTTGATTGCGTCAAAGATATTATGTAATTAATGAAAAGACAAAAGTGGAATCCAATGATATTTAAggttaacaaaattaaattatgaagCGTGGGACATCACGTTATAATAGTGGGAGAATACTACAACCAGGAATATCTGATTAAGAAAAATGTCTtaacaatctttctttctttcttattaatGCCGGTAGGTTTTCCCATTATTTAAACATGCAAaagttttattaaattaattgtaTAAAGATAGCCAACTAGTAATCTGGCTACTTTCATGCAATCGCGTATCATCTACGTATCAATGGTCTAATCACATCCATCCCTTTCATTGAGATTTAGTttatgggggggggggggggggggggggtgtgtaaATCCTCTTCATGACTTGCACCaagaaaaattaacaacttTAGCATAGTGGTCTTTACTAGAATCATGCAAAACTTAATTTAAAGGATGGCATATATATGCATCAATAAACATAAACTTGGGAGATAGCTAGTTCATGGTATAAAGTTTACTACATTGAAAATGTACCGATTAACCTACAAAAAACGTGGATAAAAGATAGGAACTTACCCAGCTCATTCAGTTTTTCTTCACCAACTTCATTGCTAGCTATAATTGTCATTCAAACAATAAATACAGTGCTTGAGCTATATAAAAACATCAAAGGACTTGATCCAAGGAAGACTTGAATAAAGTTATAATCTCCAGTTCAGTAGAGCTTCAAAACATGGTGGAGAGTTCATGACCTGGGAATTAATTATTTAGCGACCTGTGAGTCAGAAATTGGAAACTTAGTGGGTAAACgaaacaatacacacacacacacacacacatatatatatatatatgggataATACAAACAACTAattcaaactatatatatatgacataaTCAGGATGATGAGAGTAACAAATTATATAGGCATTTAAAGTTGAGAAATTTGTGTTGTTATTTTAGAGCTGCATGATATTATTTAGTGAATAATTTGGACTCCTTGAAACTCATGTGCATGGAATGTTTATGATCCTTATAGAAATTATTTCACATATTTGGTCACacattcatatattaaaatcaaGTTCACATCTTCCACATGATTAATCATAAAGAAGTTATTCAAAAACTCCAGTAAAATGTTAACTGCAAACTATGCAATATGGGGTAATACAATTGGATGCCATTAGGCACTATCATAATCTGATGCAGACAAGACAATCTGACTTATGTATATATGTCAAATACACGAGCATTAATGCCAAAGAAAAGGACATTCATACAATGggaattaaataagaaaaaaaaaaaagaataggaaaaGAATATATTGTAAATGAGAGCGAGCCAGCAGACAACAAAGTAAATAGGCGCGCATTTGGTTTATTCGACTGTCCCTGAGATCTTCAATCACAAAATTGTAGTAAATTCAAAGAAATACATacttgtgtgtgtgtctatTGTCTTCATTAGACACTTAAACTGCAAAACAAATACTAAGGCAATCAGATTTAATATATGTCCATTCCTGGGAGGGCAGAAAAATAGTGCGAAATTCTAATGGAGCTAGGACCATAGACTGGCAAACATGTAACGGGGAATTATTAAATTTGGAAAAcggaataaagaaaaagaaaaaaggaaagaaattaaactataattttgcatgagagagagaacctCCCATTATCATTATTGCATCTGATATTGTCACCGATGATAAGGTAAAGTTACTAAGTACTATTATAATGTCTCGATAAAAGTAAGAACTACACAATTAGGGTTTTAAGGCCCTTGGCCTAGGGTTTATTATGAATGGATTGAGATGATctattcagcaaaaaatagATGAATGAATACACACAGTActgtagcaaaaaaattatctaattcAATCCTatttaatgaattttctttGCATAAGATCCTGAACTAAAcatttaaaatgaattaaatagTTAAATTATATTAAGAGTCTTATGGTTTAATTCGTTAGtatctctttatatttttaacagaGATATTTAGATTTCAAATATTCTTTCTCCAagttaagaaattaaaaaaattaaaaaaaaaagaaaaaaaaaagttacaaaagcCTAGGTGTTTTGACTCCTCTAGTGTCAATTATGTCCTATATCATCATGTCACGAAGTTAAATTTCGTACTATTTTCAGATCCAGCTAgaaacaaagtttaacaaagagGAAATGAATAAATTTACCATATTTTGATGGGACAGGAAAGGAAGGGGAAGGGAATACCCAGATAGAGATGACTACTGCATAGGAAAGTTGGAATTATCATCATGGTTGCTGGGCTTCAATATTggatttctcttcttctttttcttcttataagGAATTCCACGAGCCTTAGCTTGGGAGTCCCTTACATCACGCAAGTAAACTCGGATAGTACCACTTGCAAATGGGTTGGCCTCAGGCAAGCCACCATTTTCTTCGAAAGCAGCTCTAAGGCGACCGATGAGTGCATCAAGGCTACCCCATGCTTGTCTGAGTGGGCAAGTGCAAGGCCCTGGAGGCTCAGGCTGACCAAAAAACACACACCCTTGTAAGTGCACCTTTGTCTTTCCAAACTGATCTAAGTAGCGCAGAAAATCAAGCACATGATTGGAGTTGCACTGTGAAAGTGCCACTGGAGGCCTTTGGTTCCTCAGGTACTGACCAAACGTGTTCCAGTCGCGCCTCTTCTGTGACTCATAGCGGCTAAGTGGAGGTGCCTGTTGTTGCTGATGATTATGCAGATCACCGCTACCGCTACCGCTACCACCTCCAGCTCCAGCAACAGAAGCAGAAGATGATCTTGATGATCCTTCTGCTACATCTTTGCCTTTGTTGCTGCTTGACATCGATCAGGGCTAGCTAGCTAGCAGCACAATATTAAATTTCTagtaatttttctctctcttattttttttttttccagaaagAAAAGCAAGAGATATATAAGGGTAGAGAGAAGAGAACAAAATATTTAGTgggtgaaaaaaaattgaaaatcacatCATGGGTCTAATGAGGAGACATGGTATGGGATATGGGTCCTATTAAGTGCTTTAGctcatctttttcttcctctctagCATTATTTCCTTGCTTTAATGGTACTATTAGCATTaagtatactttttttttaaaaaaaattacatatatattatttattaatatgcTTTAATCATCCAAGCAATCATCATCCAGTACATTAGCGTAATTAGTACTGTGAGTGGATGACTAGGTAACCAATGCTAAATAACCTGAGTTAGGGTAGGTTGGTTGGGCACGGAATTACCAATTTGGGAAGCCAAAATCGACGGCATAGATTCCACGACCTATCCCTATTATATGACAGAAAATATGATATTACAACACACACGCACGAATATAATACTCTGTGCCGAATGGGTGAAAGTTATCACGTCTACtctataaattaatatttacgGAATGAAtactatatgattttttttttttttttgagaaaagaatcCAATATGAGTTAGACGACAATGAAAACAGGTAAAACtgtttaaaaagaaattgattatataaagagaaaaaagtggAAATAAGGCAAAGAGGGAAACCCAAAATAGTGCATTTATAgtaggccttttttttttttttttttaattttatttttaaaaaatgttttatttattttataatagtaAATTAAATCCTAGGGTTATCAGCATTAAACCAAAATAGCAAAATTTAGGTCTAGTGTTTAGCTGTATTAGACCCATCACAATGGTTATATGTGTCTATTTTTagtcatatattatcattccaatggGTCCAGTGTACTAATGCATTAGATCTAAATCAAATctaaacaaaaattacaatagtCGTTATAAAAGTAGAATTAAAATTTCTCTACTTGTAATCCAAGTTGGGTTAGTGAATTTATAagagtttttttctttgtttattttataaccATGTATTTATAGTAGATTAAATTCTAGGGTCACCAACATTAaaccaaaattacaataattgCAATATAAGtagaattataatttttttacttgcaaTTTAAGTAGGATTAGACTTGGGTGTTCACTAGGATTAGACATTAATATCTTTAACATCCTTTCTAACTTGAAGTAAAAGCTTGAAGATAATTcaaatttggagaaaaattaagaccttaagaaaaattatgattgaatTTGATGTGTAGTGTACCAGGCTACACCAAACAAAGGCATattctaattatttattttatgatatgttCAAGCCCATAATACTTTTCACAATTAATATTGATATTTGAGCTTCCCCTTTTACAACACAAATGACATGTTAAAACAAACGCAGGATTCTCACAATGATCGAGGCTTGAATGTTGAGCATAGTAATGCAACCTAAAGATAATAAAGATGCATAacgaggaaaaaagaaaaaaaaaaccaataaataagGCTACCAATTAGAATGATCCATGATTTTCGATCAAGGTAATTGAAGATGCTTAAtcagaagaaaaactacaaactAGACGTAGAAGAAAGATGCACATGACCGTTGAATATAGTCGATATTGACAAAGATCATCTTGTGGGAAATTAAGGATCCACAGTTAGGGCCGGCTTTATAGTATAAGCAAATGAGGTTGTTGTTTAAGGCTCctaaattttaatcaattaagTCCAAATATtagtcaataaataaaataatttttttttatcaaatgataaaaaaaaagagagagagagagagagagaaagagaaattctacgtctacaacatttttcacaccactttcataacaaatctttaGTGGCATGTTGTTCCTGGCtgttattggtgggcaaaaaagtaatttcaatgatgggttcaaattagaacgaGTAACAACTTAACGCTTAGGATTTGTtgttaaaatattgtgaatgtagcacttcaaaaaaaaaaaaaaattcacaacagttgatttgacaaaattttagtaGTTCTCATCTAGATTTACCATTAACATTACAGTTTTACTTACTATCTAAGTAGTCGATACCGTACCGGTACCAGTCGTATCAGTACGTATACCGGTATCGAAACACCAACATTTCGTACCAGTTTAAATACCAACCATACCAGCTGATTTCAAGCATTATCGGCCGGTATCGGGCGTACTGGCtggtacagaaaaaagttttttttttaagttttgtaatttttgaatttttgtaagggtaaaatggtaacttatttgtattgacttattaatattctttgttttcttagtatgcaatgaacaattaagctttatattttctatattgtttttttttttccttttaattgatgctaaagtctaaaaccatgaataatttgttttaaattgagGTAATAATTTATggaaaacttttatatttattaatatatatatacacacacacacatatacacacttatagatataaaaaataacggCAAACCTGAAAcagtacaccggtattgaccaaTACTAAAATATATCATTCCATTGGTCAAACCGATAAAGTCTTCGGTACGAGATTTACTCCCTTGCTTACTACTATCAATTTATCACATCAATAAATGTGAAAAGTTTTGAcaaatgttttgtctctatagactttctcaaaaaaaaaaaaaaaaaaaaaaaaaaaaaaaaaaatcttctttgtttatgttaattagtaattttacatttaaaacaAGAGAAtaaagtttaaataatattaaaattttttataaaaataatatttaaatataaaaaaccttaatttattttttgccttATGCTCCAAACCCGTCCACAGTAAAGATAAACCTGTAATATATATGGTTGGTAGCAACGGGGAAAATGGGAACCTCCTTGGAGAAATTTAAAGATAGGAGGTAAGAAACCTGTATAGCACATGGTCTCTGTAAAGATTATAAGGAACATAAAGGGTATTGTGAATTGAGGAATTGGCAGTACATGAGAGCAGATGAGATCTCTTGGTGGCACATTGACATGGctgacttaattttttttttttttttttttttccaccaaatCCAAAATTCGTGCCACAAAGTTTGAACGCAATAGAGATTAGTTGtagaaaagaataaagaagacCCAATTCATAAGCGATCCAAGATAACTCTCATGAGACCGATCGATCGAGTTGGAAGGAACCAACCCATTAGCCATGTGAAACAAACGTAAACCTCTTTGGTGATGATTTAAGAGATCAAAACAAATCATcagtcagattttttttttttttgaagctaaTTAAAGAGCATGAGTGAGTAATATTAATCTTCTTCTTGTAATGTCTATCGCATGATGCACTGGCTAGAACTTGCCACTTTTGACTCTTATGTACGTCTTCTTTCAAAGAATATTTCAGTTCATGATGAGATGTATCCTCATGATCCACCGGCAAAGAAGTCCTGCGCAAAAAAAGAACAGAACCCACACGTACAGGCGGCAATGTGTTGCTTGGACACTTAATTAAAGCCTCCTAGCTCGCGATTCCTTGTTAGCTAGTTTCCTAACAAACCCAGCAGCAACCCAAGAATTTGTTAGTCATGGAAATCTTCTCCAATTATCAAGAGGATCAGCAATATCAACAATCTTCTTCGCTCTCTCAATCTCAATGTCGTTCCTGATCCTTCCAACCCTCTAGAGTTCTTAGAATACAATCTGCTTCAATATATTGCATCTTAATAAATGTCCAATTTGTTCAAGAGCTATTTTACTTAGACATCACGATGTTAATTGGTTCATTCAGTCAAGGAAATGACTAGGGAAGAAGACGTGGAAAGTTTTTTCAATGTAATAAGATGTATGAACAAGCTTCTCAATGCCAAGATGTTAGAAATCCAATTGACCCAATTGAGTTTGATGGTTGCACCTCCTAATTGATAAATAGACTATTTCGAGAGAGTTTAGACCTCCAAAGTGAATATTCagtcaataataatatttttcagttttttttattaatcaacatCAAGCCATATAAATAGATGGCTTTACAAGATAAAGctaacatttaaattaaaaaaaaaaaaaaaaaactaaccttATTTATAACAAGTAAATACGATTTATTCAAATACTAAGCTAACAATTTATCCTATTCGTTATCTGATTTCCCAACTcctattaacaaaaataaaatctagaataattaaataaaaactaagcaTGTAACATTCCTCCTCCCTTGAAAACAGCCCTTGTCCTCAAGGGTTTAAAAGGATCACTTCTTGGGCTTAAAAGGATATTATGACCGGTATCTGCAAAGATGGAAAGCTATTTGGTGTTGCAAAACCATCTTTAACTTGATTTAAAAGTTGTTGCATGCTTGAATAGCGTGAAGGTGgaatgatttgattttgtggaGCTCCCATGGCCTTCTTATCTTCGAGTTTTGCATTGCCCATCATTTTCCTTAGTTAGCTTCTCTTGTTTATTGATAGCCAAATTCCTCTCTTTGGTTGCGTATTGCCCACCATCCTCTTTAGTTGGTGTCTCTTGTTCATATCTAGCCAAACGCAAAGACTTGCATATCACTTGCATTTTTTTGATACTTTCAACTACTAGAGATTGTATCCCTTTCAGTTTGTCCATGCATTCGAGCAATTGTTCCATCCATTATTCCTTCATGCctggctttgataccaattgttaTAAACCCAATTGACCCAATTGAGTTTGTTGGTTGCTTCGAGGGAACCAAGACTTCCTAATTGATAAATAGACGACTTCGAGGGAGTCTAGACCTCCAAAGTGAATATtcactcaataataatatttttcagcttttttattaatcaacatCAAGCCATATAAATAGATGGCTTTACAAGATAAAActaacatttaaattaaaaataaaaaataaaaaacctgaCCTTATTTACACCTAGTGTGCGTTTGTTTAAGCTTTTAGGAGCTGAAAcacacattttttataaaagttggaGACAAATGTGCGTTTTGGGCCAAGGCAAAAAACGCGTTGAGAACGCGTAAATGTTATGGACCGCAGGAGGtccataaaccaaaatgcacaTGAAAATTTTAACTATCCGTTGGGCTGGATAGTCAATTACGAAAATACCCTGATAAAAAGTCTATCAGTTCTCATGCCTGAAGCGTTCTCAcgcctctcatctcatctctctgctctccCTTTGCCCTGAAGCTCACTCTCACGCCTCTCATCTCAAGCAtattcaaaatacaaactcaaaaacataatcttaaaattaatcaaaccacaacaataaaagcaaaaaaattcttgctCTCATAAAACTGatataatttaaacaacaaatcttaaatcaaaacaacaacaacaacaacagatcaagaacagaaaaaaaaaaaaaaaaattagaacaacaataaatgatcaagaaaaaaaaaaatagaagccgatttgacaaatctaaaatcagaaacaacaactaatcaagaacaaggaaaaaaaatagaagctgATATGAACCCCTGGTTGCATGCACTTCGCAATGAGGAGGAGGAGTAGCGGTGGCGGTGTGATAGAGCAAAGACgatttcttctctctccatGCGTGTCTGTGTGTGTTTGAAGATAATGACACCAAAAGGCAAGCAAGATTATGGAATCAAGTATCACAGAGAGAGCTAGAGAATTTATGgaatcaagtagaaaaagaaaaagaaagaaagagagagcagagaATGAGAGAGCTGGAGAAATAAGGAGAAAGGAAGACTCTGGAATCAAGTGGaatgtaaaggaaaaaaagagatgatGGAATCCTATGGGTATACGTGTGTGGTGGACAAAAtgcaagaggaaaaaaaaaaaaaaaagagaggaaacgtatggatgaaagaaaggcaaagaattagaaatcactatttaaaaatactaccacaatattttcacaatatttttataataaattttaagtaattagctaatattggtgagtaaaaatataatttcagtggtgggttcaaattagaactagtaacaactttctatataagattttgttatgatttttgtgagagtattgcaaaaaatattgtggatgtaacactttttgttgaaaaatataattgttgagaatgaatagaaaaagaaaaaataaatattaaaaaagaataaatttgattaaaaaataaagattaaaaaagtggGTAGGCAAAAGGTAAATGTCACTGTTTATTgtccaaatagtacaaaaatttgcctaatctgctggagatgctcttatatatacattgtcctttttggtaatttatctctcaaactgccacttttataagtgctagccaaaca of Quercus lobata isolate SW786 chromosome 8, ValleyOak3.0 Primary Assembly, whole genome shotgun sequence contains these proteins:
- the LOC115958055 gene encoding protein LIGHT-DEPENDENT SHORT HYPOCOTYLS 10-like, which gives rise to MSSSNKGKDVAEGSSRSSSASVAGAGGGSGSGSGDLHNHQQQQAPPLSRYESQKRRDWNTFGQYLRNQRPPVALSQCNSNHVLDFLRYLDQFGKTKVHLQGCVFFGQPEPPGPCTCPLRQAWGSLDALIGRLRAAFEENGGLPEANPFASGTIRVYLRDVRDSQAKARGIPYKKKKKKRNPILKPSNHDDNSNFPMQ